From the Natrarchaeobaculum aegyptiacum genome, one window contains:
- a CDS encoding 5,10-methylenetetrahydromethanopterin reductase, translated as MSDDSASDGPTWGIELTPEHHPDRVADLAARAEDVGFDVAFASSHYFNRDPFVALSRMAAETDSIRLGPGVVNPYESHPVKLAAQAATIDEVSDGRGVFGVGAGDRSSLANLGIDHDKPLRRVLETFKLAQDLWDGETVTHDGTFTAKDASLNLEPDGEIPVYVGAQGPHMLRMSAKHADGTLINAAHPRDLEWAAGQLEQGLADRPDSYGPFEALAFASVSVAADEDEAREAARPPVAFIVGGAAEPVLERHDIDREAASAVSEALERGDLTDAFGHVTPAMIDAFCIAGTTETVAERFEAALEHVDGIVVGSPLGPDLEDAIERASEALELADSA; from the coding sequence ATGAGCGACGACTCCGCAAGCGATGGGCCGACGTGGGGGATCGAACTCACACCCGAACACCACCCCGACCGGGTCGCCGACCTCGCGGCTCGAGCCGAGGACGTCGGCTTCGACGTCGCCTTCGCGAGTAGCCACTATTTCAACCGCGACCCGTTCGTCGCGCTCTCGCGGATGGCCGCCGAGACCGACTCGATCCGGCTGGGGCCGGGCGTGGTCAACCCATACGAGAGCCACCCGGTGAAACTCGCCGCCCAGGCGGCGACCATCGACGAGGTCAGCGACGGCCGTGGCGTCTTCGGCGTCGGTGCCGGCGATCGTTCCTCGCTCGCAAACCTCGGGATCGACCACGACAAGCCGCTCCGGCGCGTCCTCGAGACGTTCAAACTCGCACAGGATCTCTGGGACGGCGAGACCGTCACTCACGACGGGACGTTCACCGCAAAAGACGCCTCGCTCAACCTCGAGCCCGACGGCGAGATTCCGGTCTACGTCGGCGCACAGGGTCCGCATATGCTCCGGATGAGTGCCAAGCACGCCGACGGCACGCTGATCAACGCGGCCCATCCGCGGGACCTCGAGTGGGCTGCCGGCCAGCTCGAGCAGGGACTCGCGGACCGGCCCGATTCATACGGGCCGTTCGAGGCGCTCGCGTTCGCCAGCGTCAGCGTGGCCGCCGACGAGGACGAAGCCCGCGAGGCGGCCCGCCCACCGGTCGCGTTCATCGTCGGCGGCGCGGCCGAGCCGGTCCTCGAGCGTCACGATATCGACCGGGAAGCGGCCTCGGCGGTGAGCGAGGCCCTAGAGCGTGGTGACCTGACCGACGCCTTCGGCCACGTCACGCCCGCAATGATCGACGCGTTCTGCATCGCCGGAACGACCGAGACGGTCGCCGAGCGGTTCGAGGCGGCCCTCGAGCACGTCGACGGCATCGTCGTCGGCTCGCCGCTGGGACCGGACCTCGAGGACGCCATCGAACGGGCGAGCGAAGCGCTCGAGCTGGCTGACTCTGCGTGA
- a CDS encoding cold-shock protein, whose translation MAKGTVAFFNDTGGYGFIETDDADEDVFFHMEDVGGPDLEEGQEVEFDIEQADKGPRATNLERL comes from the coding sequence ATGGCGAAAGGTACGGTCGCGTTCTTCAACGACACTGGCGGCTACGGTTTCATCGAGACTGACGACGCGGACGAGGACGTCTTCTTCCACATGGAAGACGTCGGTGGTCCGGACCTAGAAGAGGGTCAGGAGGTCGAATTCGACATCGAGCAGGCCGACAAGGGCCCGCGCGCGACGAATCTCGAGCGACTGTAA
- a CDS encoding AAA family ATPase — protein sequence MSDLDPSSSTDLADDRRGRDDPATLPIDTVADVGEAIQQNVSRVIVGNESVVDHVVATLLGGGHVLLEDVPGVGKTMLARSIARSVDCTFSRIQFTPDLLPTDVTGVNVFDDRSREFEFQPGPVFGNVVLGDEINRAPPKTQAALLEAMEEAQVTVDGETRDLPDPFVVIATQNAVEPTRNYELPLAELDRFAKKLHLGYPDPDDEVDLLGRTVGDHPIESLEPVVDRETLVRAREAVGTVTASEPVRSYATRLAGYTREHARIGVSPRGTIALLRLAQARAALEGRDYVVPDDLQVEVPVVFPHRIRTTDRERDAEEIVSEALEQVPVDDPTEADDDRSRR from the coding sequence ATGAGTGACCTCGATCCGTCCTCCTCGACCGATCTGGCTGACGATCGGCGAGGGCGAGACGACCCCGCTACCCTCCCGATCGATACCGTCGCCGATGTCGGCGAGGCGATCCAGCAGAACGTCTCGCGTGTAATCGTCGGCAACGAGTCGGTCGTCGACCACGTGGTCGCGACCCTCCTCGGTGGGGGGCACGTCCTGCTCGAGGACGTTCCCGGCGTCGGGAAGACCATGCTCGCCCGCTCGATCGCCCGCTCGGTCGACTGTACGTTCAGCCGAATCCAGTTTACGCCCGACCTGTTGCCGACCGACGTCACCGGCGTCAACGTTTTCGACGACCGCAGCCGCGAGTTCGAGTTCCAGCCCGGCCCCGTCTTCGGGAACGTCGTCCTCGGCGACGAGATCAATCGTGCACCCCCCAAGACGCAGGCCGCGCTGCTCGAGGCGATGGAGGAAGCACAGGTGACCGTCGACGGCGAGACCCGCGACCTCCCCGATCCCTTCGTCGTGATCGCCACCCAGAACGCGGTCGAACCGACACGCAACTACGAACTCCCGCTGGCCGAACTCGACCGCTTCGCGAAGAAACTCCACCTCGGCTATCCCGATCCCGACGACGAGGTCGACCTCCTCGGACGGACCGTCGGCGATCACCCGATCGAGTCGCTCGAGCCGGTCGTCGACAGGGAGACGCTCGTCCGCGCGCGGGAAGCAGTCGGGACCGTCACCGCGTCCGAGCCCGTTCGTTCGTACGCGACCCGGCTGGCCGGCTACACCCGCGAGCACGCCCGCATCGGTGTCAGCCCACGCGGGACGATCGCGCTGCTCCGGCTCGCGCAGGCGCGGGCCGCCCTCGAAGGCCGCGACTACGTCGTCCCCGACGACCTCCAGGTCGAGGTACCGGTGGTCTTCCCCCACCGGATCCGAACGACCGACCGCGAGCGCGACGCCGAGGAGATCGTCTCCGAGGCGCTCGAGCAAGTGCCGGTGGACGATCCGACCGAGGCAGACGACGACCGGTCACGGCGGTGA
- a CDS encoding DUF58 domain-containing protein, whose translation MRPTLRGLTALVIVVLAFAASLHAGPRSLNAIVAPLVVVLVAAVAIVGLRSRPAVDRAPVEPGFPGDRRTVSLTLESDGATGATIRDRIGDGLELVDGSDPVFETTLEAGRRLTYEVDLTARGVHELGPLSVVVTDVFGLVTRRFDREETMTVLVYPRVASLGSGVRRDLRTSLARVAGSGAGHEDGREEFDHVRAYQRGDPLGDVHWKASAKRPGGDLLVSERTSTDSTGAVTVALEGVTDDETRAGTAETIDDFASVAAAVVDECLESGVRVGLVAGGDRLEPGAGPEHYRDLLAVLARWEGEPLEGGAGSDSEVVIRATDSGPVVAVGGSEVLVDPTGQSDEPDTGAIEGARVGDSGPSESGVSP comes from the coding sequence ATGCGACCGACGCTGCGAGGACTGACGGCACTCGTCATCGTCGTGCTCGCGTTCGCGGCCAGCCTGCACGCTGGCCCGCGATCGTTGAACGCCATCGTCGCCCCGCTCGTCGTCGTCCTCGTCGCCGCCGTGGCCATCGTCGGCCTGCGCTCGCGGCCGGCCGTCGATCGCGCCCCGGTCGAACCGGGGTTTCCCGGCGACCGCCGAACCGTCTCGCTCACCCTCGAGAGCGACGGCGCTACGGGGGCGACGATTCGTGACCGGATCGGCGACGGGCTCGAGCTCGTCGACGGTTCGGACCCGGTCTTCGAGACGACGCTCGAGGCGGGCCGCCGGCTCACGTACGAGGTCGACCTCACAGCGCGGGGCGTCCACGAACTCGGACCGCTGTCGGTCGTCGTCACCGACGTCTTCGGGCTCGTGACCCGCCGATTCGACCGCGAGGAGACGATGACGGTCCTCGTCTATCCGCGGGTCGCCTCGCTCGGTTCCGGGGTCAGACGTGACCTGCGAACCTCGCTCGCTCGTGTCGCTGGTAGCGGTGCCGGTCACGAGGACGGCCGCGAGGAATTCGACCACGTCCGGGCGTACCAGCGTGGCGACCCGCTGGGTGACGTCCACTGGAAAGCCAGTGCCAAGCGTCCCGGTGGCGACCTGCTCGTCTCCGAGCGCACGTCGACCGACTCGACCGGGGCGGTCACGGTCGCCCTCGAGGGCGTGACCGACGACGAGACCCGTGCCGGGACGGCCGAGACGATCGACGATTTCGCCAGTGTCGCCGCGGCGGTCGTCGACGAGTGTCTGGAGTCCGGCGTCCGGGTCGGTCTCGTCGCGGGCGGGGACCGACTGGAGCCGGGAGCTGGCCCCGAGCACTACCGCGACCTGCTCGCGGTCCTCGCGCGCTGGGAGGGTGAGCCGCTCGAGGGTGGCGCTGGCAGCGATTCCGAGGTCGTGATCCGCGCCACCGACTCCGGACCGGTCGTGGCCGTCGGCGGGTCCGAGGTGCTGGTCGATCCGACCGGCCAGAGCGACGAACCGGATACGGGGGCAATCGAGGGCGCTCGAGTTGGCGATTCAGGGCCGTCCGAATCGGGGGTGAGTCCGTGA
- a CDS encoding DUF7573 domain-containing protein: MTEDTTLTDFASSESNGEGSEGGGDDRDSGDDRAKVGTPDDRFDSASDLENGGADDAFSEERVNEVAGDESPSEPAHRDAGAGDTPTTTFARGDYECATCGQPTERVWHDDGEYVCPSCKQW, encoded by the coding sequence GTGACTGAGGATACGACGCTCACCGATTTCGCGTCGTCTGAATCGAACGGTGAAGGCAGTGAGGGCGGTGGCGACGATCGAGACAGTGGCGACGACCGGGCGAAAGTCGGAACTCCCGACGACCGGTTCGATTCTGCGAGTGACCTCGAGAACGGAGGGGCAGACGATGCGTTCTCAGAAGAGAGGGTGAACGAGGTGGCAGGCGACGAGTCACCATCCGAACCGGCCCACAGAGACGCTGGTGCTGGTGACACACCGACCACGACGTTCGCTCGCGGCGACTACGAGTGTGCCACCTGTGGTCAGCCGACCGAACGTGTCTGGCACGACGACGGCGAGTACGTCTGCCCATCGTGTAAACAGTGGTGA